Proteins from one Falco naumanni isolate bFalNau1 chromosome 10, bFalNau1.pat, whole genome shotgun sequence genomic window:
- the ASCL2 gene encoding achaete-scute homolog 2 — protein MNGGALPPLPPAAPRGRRRPASPELLRCKRRLALAALPGTGAAAAAVARRNERERNRVRLVNLGFAALRQHVPHGAASKKLSKVETLRSAVEYIRALQRLLDEHDAAFPDGRGRAAGGEGGGGGGYSSASPSFASSVPGSPCSSEESGYDAALSPEERELLDFTSWLGSI, from the coding sequence ATGAACGGCGGGGCcctgccgccgctgccccccgccgccccccgcggccgccggcggcCCGCCTCCCCCGAGCTGCTGCGCTGCAAGCGCCGCCTGGCCCTGGCCGCCCTGCCCGGCaccggcgcggcggcggcggccgtgGCCCGGCGGAACGAGCGGGAGCGCAACCGCGTGCGGCTGGTGAACCTGGGCTTCGCGGCGCTGCGGCAGCACGTCCCGCACGGCGCCGCCAGCAAGAAGCTGAGCAAGGTGGAGACCCTCCGCTCCGCCGTCGAGTACATCCGCGCCCTGCAACGGCTCCTCGACGAGCACGACGCCGCCTTCCCCGACGGCCGCGGGCGGGCTGCCGGCGGggaaggcggcggcggcggcggctaCTCCTCGGCGTCGCCCTCCTTCGCCTCCTCCGTGCCCGGCTCGCCGTGCTCCTCCGAGGAGAGCGGCTACGACGCGGCGCTCAGCCCCGAGGAGCGGGAGCTGCTGGACTTCACCAGCTGGCTCGGGAGCATCTGA